In a single window of the Cydia pomonella isolate Wapato2018A chromosome 2, ilCydPomo1, whole genome shotgun sequence genome:
- the LOC133532094 gene encoding WAG22 antigen-like isoform X9, with amino-acid sequence MGTCTGVVPALCCLVAGLLWTGTVIGSPDPRSDYDWENYSTGYPSTEKVETYLRILNTSENITFNVGDKKAIYCEGRFLYNDIGWYDPSGVKIEQRSNKAERIFVDLHVGSAEDPTLLALLVKDMVVTDSGTYTCRAGDLSARITIVVNDSAIGPKGPLVGPWVAQPQTGSDSVIAGPGAVAPGSYPGYGTWNPPNSNRTTYGTPGVPTWQNPPFEGPVADGPGVIGHNWPIGGPGADAPGGWYFGPIGGQSGVGGPGGLNNGPIGGPAGVGGPGGWNNGPIGGQPGVGGPGGWNNGPIGGPVGVGGPGGWNNGPIGGQPGVGGPGEWNNEPIGGPVGVGGPGGWNNGPIGGPVGVGGPVGWNNGPIGGQPGVGGPGGWNNGPIIGPGAESPGTWNNGPTPLAKKEDSEKLTVGTSGSSSPQEVHFALSLVPLLHAQLLPVRLQKEADILRALTPVEPPVFYRPLVPPSIYKPVVPPGVYKPGVMAYD; translated from the exons ATGGGCACATGCACGGGAGTCGTGCCTGCGCTCTGCTGCCTAGTGGCAGGTTTACTGTGGACTG GCACTGTGATCGGCTCGCCGGATCCGCGGAGCGACTACGATTGGGAAAACTACTCTACTGGCT atccTTCAACGGAAAAAGTCGAGACATATCTGAGAATCTTAAATACCTCAGAGAATATAACGTTCAACGTTGGTGATAAAAAAGCCATCTACTGCGAAGGACGATTTTTATATAAC gACATAGGATGGTACGATCCATCTGGTGTAAAGATAGAGCAGAGATCTAATAAAGCAGAAAGAATCTTTGTGGATCTGCATGTTGGTTCCGCAGAGGACCCCACATTATTAGCTTTGTTAGTAAAGGATATGGTCGTCACTGACTCGGGAACATACACCTGCAGGGCGGGGGATCTAAGCGCCAGAATTACTATTGTTGTAAACG ACTCCGCGATTGGGCCCAAGGGGCCTTTGGTTGGGCCTTGGGTAGCTCAGCCTCAGACTGGGTCAGATTCTGTTATTGCGGGGCCAGGCGCAGTGGCTCCAGGCTCATATCCAGGTTACGGGACGTGGAATCCGCCGAATTCAAATC gtACAACCTACGGCACCCCGGGAGTGCCGACTTGGCAGAATCCACCTT TTGAAGGACCGGTGGCAGACGGCCCGGGAGTAATAGGGCATAATTGGCCGA TTGGAGGACCAGGCGCAGATGCCCCGGGAGGATGGTATTTTGGGCCGA TTGGCGGACAGTCCGGCGTAGGAGGCCCCGGCGGATTGAATAATGGACCGA ttggCGGACCGGCCGGCGTAGGAGGCCCCGGAGGTTGGAATAATGGACCAA TTGGCGGACAGCCCGGCGTAGGTGGCCCCGGAGGATGGAATAATGGACCAA TTGGCGGACCGGTCGGCGTAGGAGGCCCCGGAGGATGGAATAATGGACCAA TTGGCGGACAGCCCGGCGTAGGAGGCCCCGGAGAATGGAATAATGAACCGA TTGGCGGACCGGTCGGCGTAGGAGGCCCTGGAGGATGGAATAATGGACCAA TTGGCGGACCGGTCGGCGTAGGAGGCCCCGTTGGATGGAATAATGGACCGA TTGGAGGACAGCCCGGCGTAGGTGGCCCCGGAGGATGGAATAATGGACCAA TCATAGGACCAGGCGCAGAAAGCCCAGGAACATGGAATAATGGACCGA cCCCCTTGGCCAAGAAGGAAGACTCAGAGAAGCTGACGGTGGGTACATCTGGGTCCTCGAGTCCTCAAGAGGTGCACTTCGCGCTGTCGCTCGTACCGCTTCTGCACGCGCAGCTGCTGCCCGTCAGGCTCCAGAAGGAAGCTGACATCTTGAGAGCCTTGACGCCGGTAGAACCACCAGTGTTTTACAGGCCTTTAGTACCGCCTAGCATCTACAAGCCGGTAGTGCCACCTGGCGTCTACAAGCCGGGCGTAATGGCATACGACTAA
- the LOC133532094 gene encoding collagen alpha-2(I) chain-like isoform X8: protein MGTCTGVVPALCCLVAGLLWTGTVIGSPDPRSDYDWENYSTGYPSTEKVETYLRILNTSENITFNVGDKKAIYCEGRFLYNDIGWYDPSGVKIEQRSNKAERIFVDLHVGSAEDPTLLALLVKDMVVTDSGTYTCRAGDLSARITIVVNDSAIGPKGPLVGPWVAQPQTGSDSVIAGPGAVAPGSYPGYGTWNPPNSNRTTYGTPGVPTWQNPPFEGPVADGPGVIGHNWPIGGPGADAPGGWYFGPIGGQSGVGGPGGLNNGPIGGPAGVGGPGGWNNGPIGGPVGVGGPGGWNNGPIGGQPGVGGPGEWNNEPIGGLVGVGGPGGWNNGPIGGPVGVGGPGGWNNGPIGGPVGVGGPVGWNNGPIGGQPGVGGPGGWNNGPIIGPGAESPGTWNNGPTPLAKKEDSEKLTVGTSGSSSPQEVHFALSLVPLLHAQLLPVRLQKEADILRALTPVEPPVFYRPLVPPSIYKPVVPPGVYKPGVMAYD, encoded by the exons ATGGGCACATGCACGGGAGTCGTGCCTGCGCTCTGCTGCCTAGTGGCAGGTTTACTGTGGACTG GCACTGTGATCGGCTCGCCGGATCCGCGGAGCGACTACGATTGGGAAAACTACTCTACTGGCT atccTTCAACGGAAAAAGTCGAGACATATCTGAGAATCTTAAATACCTCAGAGAATATAACGTTCAACGTTGGTGATAAAAAAGCCATCTACTGCGAAGGACGATTTTTATATAAC gACATAGGATGGTACGATCCATCTGGTGTAAAGATAGAGCAGAGATCTAATAAAGCAGAAAGAATCTTTGTGGATCTGCATGTTGGTTCCGCAGAGGACCCCACATTATTAGCTTTGTTAGTAAAGGATATGGTCGTCACTGACTCGGGAACATACACCTGCAGGGCGGGGGATCTAAGCGCCAGAATTACTATTGTTGTAAACG ACTCCGCGATTGGGCCCAAGGGGCCTTTGGTTGGGCCTTGGGTAGCTCAGCCTCAGACTGGGTCAGATTCTGTTATTGCGGGGCCAGGCGCAGTGGCTCCAGGCTCATATCCAGGTTACGGGACGTGGAATCCGCCGAATTCAAATC gtACAACCTACGGCACCCCGGGAGTGCCGACTTGGCAGAATCCACCTT TTGAAGGACCGGTGGCAGACGGCCCGGGAGTAATAGGGCATAATTGGCCGA TTGGAGGACCAGGCGCAGATGCCCCGGGAGGATGGTATTTTGGGCCGA TTGGCGGACAGTCCGGCGTAGGAGGCCCCGGCGGATTGAATAATGGACCGA ttggCGGACCGGCCGGCGTAGGAGGCCCCGGAGGTTGGAATAATGGACCAA TTGGCGGACCGGTCGGCGTAGGAGGCCCCGGAGGATGGAATAATGGACCAA TTGGCGGACAGCCCGGCGTAGGAGGCCCCGGAGAATGGAATAATGAACCGA TTGGCGGACTGGTCGGCGTAGGAGGCCCCGGAGGATGGAATAATGGACCGA TTGGCGGACCGGTCGGCGTAGGAGGCCCTGGAGGATGGAATAATGGACCAA TTGGCGGACCGGTCGGCGTAGGAGGCCCCGTTGGATGGAATAATGGACCGA TTGGAGGACAGCCCGGCGTAGGTGGCCCCGGAGGATGGAATAATGGACCAA TCATAGGACCAGGCGCAGAAAGCCCAGGAACATGGAATAATGGACCGA cCCCCTTGGCCAAGAAGGAAGACTCAGAGAAGCTGACGGTGGGTACATCTGGGTCCTCGAGTCCTCAAGAGGTGCACTTCGCGCTGTCGCTCGTACCGCTTCTGCACGCGCAGCTGCTGCCCGTCAGGCTCCAGAAGGAAGCTGACATCTTGAGAGCCTTGACGCCGGTAGAACCACCAGTGTTTTACAGGCCTTTAGTACCGCCTAGCATCTACAAGCCGGTAGTGCCACCTGGCGTCTACAAGCCGGGCGTAATGGCATACGACTAA
- the LOC133532094 gene encoding PE-PGRS family protein PE_PGRS16-like isoform X10, with the protein MGTCTGVVPALCCLVAGLLWTGTVIGSPDPRSDYDWENYSTGYPSTEKVETYLRILNTSENITFNVGDKKAIYCEGRFLYNDIGWYDPSGVKIEQRSNKAERIFVDLHVGSAEDPTLLALLVKDMVVTDSGTYTCRAGDLSARITIVVNDSAIGPKGPLVGPWVAQPQTGSDSVIAGPGAVAPGSYPGYGTWNPPNSNRTTYGTPGVPTWQNPPFEGPVADGPGVIGHNWPIGGPGADAPGGWYFGPIGGQSGVGGPGGLNNGPIGGPAGVGGPGGWNNGPIGGPVGVGGPGGWNNGPIGGQPGVGGPGEWNNEPIGGPVGVGGPGGWNNGPIGGPVGVGGPVGWNNGPIGGQPGVGGPGGWNNGPIIGPGAESPGTWNNGPTPLAKKEDSEKLTVGTSGSSSPQEVHFALSLVPLLHAQLLPVRLQKEADILRALTPVEPPVFYRPLVPPSIYKPVVPPGVYKPGVMAYD; encoded by the exons ATGGGCACATGCACGGGAGTCGTGCCTGCGCTCTGCTGCCTAGTGGCAGGTTTACTGTGGACTG GCACTGTGATCGGCTCGCCGGATCCGCGGAGCGACTACGATTGGGAAAACTACTCTACTGGCT atccTTCAACGGAAAAAGTCGAGACATATCTGAGAATCTTAAATACCTCAGAGAATATAACGTTCAACGTTGGTGATAAAAAAGCCATCTACTGCGAAGGACGATTTTTATATAAC gACATAGGATGGTACGATCCATCTGGTGTAAAGATAGAGCAGAGATCTAATAAAGCAGAAAGAATCTTTGTGGATCTGCATGTTGGTTCCGCAGAGGACCCCACATTATTAGCTTTGTTAGTAAAGGATATGGTCGTCACTGACTCGGGAACATACACCTGCAGGGCGGGGGATCTAAGCGCCAGAATTACTATTGTTGTAAACG ACTCCGCGATTGGGCCCAAGGGGCCTTTGGTTGGGCCTTGGGTAGCTCAGCCTCAGACTGGGTCAGATTCTGTTATTGCGGGGCCAGGCGCAGTGGCTCCAGGCTCATATCCAGGTTACGGGACGTGGAATCCGCCGAATTCAAATC gtACAACCTACGGCACCCCGGGAGTGCCGACTTGGCAGAATCCACCTT TTGAAGGACCGGTGGCAGACGGCCCGGGAGTAATAGGGCATAATTGGCCGA TTGGAGGACCAGGCGCAGATGCCCCGGGAGGATGGTATTTTGGGCCGA TTGGCGGACAGTCCGGCGTAGGAGGCCCCGGCGGATTGAATAATGGACCGA ttggCGGACCGGCCGGCGTAGGAGGCCCCGGAGGTTGGAATAATGGACCAA TTGGCGGACCGGTCGGCGTAGGAGGCCCCGGAGGATGGAATAATGGACCAA TTGGCGGACAGCCCGGCGTAGGAGGCCCCGGAGAATGGAATAATGAACCGA TTGGCGGACCGGTCGGCGTAGGAGGCCCTGGAGGATGGAATAATGGACCAA TTGGCGGACCGGTCGGCGTAGGAGGCCCCGTTGGATGGAATAATGGACCGA TTGGAGGACAGCCCGGCGTAGGTGGCCCCGGAGGATGGAATAATGGACCAA TCATAGGACCAGGCGCAGAAAGCCCAGGAACATGGAATAATGGACCGA cCCCCTTGGCCAAGAAGGAAGACTCAGAGAAGCTGACGGTGGGTACATCTGGGTCCTCGAGTCCTCAAGAGGTGCACTTCGCGCTGTCGCTCGTACCGCTTCTGCACGCGCAGCTGCTGCCCGTCAGGCTCCAGAAGGAAGCTGACATCTTGAGAGCCTTGACGCCGGTAGAACCACCAGTGTTTTACAGGCCTTTAGTACCGCCTAGCATCTACAAGCCGGTAGTGCCACCTGGCGTCTACAAGCCGGGCGTAATGGCATACGACTAA
- the LOC133532094 gene encoding uncharacterized PE-PGRS family protein PE_PGRS54-like isoform X2: MGTCTGVVPALCCLVAGLLWTGTVIGSPDPRSDYDWENYSTGYPSTEKVETYLRILNTSENITFNVGDKKAIYCEGRFLYNDIGWYDPSGVKIEQRSNKAERIFVDLHVGSAEDPTLLALLVKDMVVTDSGTYTCRAGDLSARITIVVNDSAIGPKGPLVGPWVAQPQTGSDSVIAGPGAVAPGSYPGYGTWNPPNSNRTTYGTPGVPTWQNPPFGGPGADAPGGWYFGPIGGQSGVGGPGGLNNGPIGGPAGVGGPGGWNNGPIGGQPGVGGPGGWNNGPIGGPVGVGGPGGWNNGPIGGPAGVGGPGGWNNGLIGGQPGVGGPGGWNNGPIGGPVGVGGPGGWNNGPIGGQPGVGGPGEWNNEPIGGLVGVGGPGGWNNGPIGGPVGVGGPGGWNNGPIGGPVGVGGPVGWNNGPIGGQPGVGGPGGWNNGPIIGPGAESPGTWNNGPTPLAKKEDSEKLTVGTSGSSSPQEVHFALSLVPLLHAQLLPVRLQKEADILRALTPVEPPVFYRPLVPPSIYKPVVPPGVYKPGVMAYD; the protein is encoded by the exons ATGGGCACATGCACGGGAGTCGTGCCTGCGCTCTGCTGCCTAGTGGCAGGTTTACTGTGGACTG GCACTGTGATCGGCTCGCCGGATCCGCGGAGCGACTACGATTGGGAAAACTACTCTACTGGCT atccTTCAACGGAAAAAGTCGAGACATATCTGAGAATCTTAAATACCTCAGAGAATATAACGTTCAACGTTGGTGATAAAAAAGCCATCTACTGCGAAGGACGATTTTTATATAAC gACATAGGATGGTACGATCCATCTGGTGTAAAGATAGAGCAGAGATCTAATAAAGCAGAAAGAATCTTTGTGGATCTGCATGTTGGTTCCGCAGAGGACCCCACATTATTAGCTTTGTTAGTAAAGGATATGGTCGTCACTGACTCGGGAACATACACCTGCAGGGCGGGGGATCTAAGCGCCAGAATTACTATTGTTGTAAACG ACTCCGCGATTGGGCCCAAGGGGCCTTTGGTTGGGCCTTGGGTAGCTCAGCCTCAGACTGGGTCAGATTCTGTTATTGCGGGGCCAGGCGCAGTGGCTCCAGGCTCATATCCAGGTTACGGGACGTGGAATCCGCCGAATTCAAATC gtACAACCTACGGCACCCCGGGAGTGCCGACTTGGCAGAATCCACCTT TTGGAGGACCAGGCGCAGATGCCCCGGGAGGATGGTATTTTGGGCCGA TTGGCGGACAGTCCGGCGTAGGAGGCCCCGGCGGATTGAATAATGGACCGA ttggCGGACCGGCCGGCGTAGGAGGCCCCGGAGGTTGGAATAATGGACCAA TTGGCGGACAGCCCGGCGTAGGTGGCCCCGGAGGATGGAATAATGGACCAA TTGGCGGACCGGTCGGCGTAGGAGGCCCCGGAGGATGGAATAATGGACCGA TTGGCGGACCGGCCGGCGTAGGAGGCCCCGGAGGATGGAATAATGGACTAA TTGGCGGACAGCCCGGCGTAGGTGGCCCCGGAGGATGGAATAATGGACCAA TTGGCGGACCGGTCGGCGTAGGAGGCCCCGGAGGATGGAATAATGGACCAA TTGGCGGACAGCCCGGCGTAGGAGGCCCCGGAGAATGGAATAATGAACCGA TTGGCGGACTGGTCGGCGTAGGAGGCCCCGGAGGATGGAATAATGGACCGA TTGGCGGACCGGTCGGCGTAGGAGGCCCTGGAGGATGGAATAATGGACCAA TTGGCGGACCGGTCGGCGTAGGAGGCCCCGTTGGATGGAATAATGGACCGA TTGGAGGACAGCCCGGCGTAGGTGGCCCCGGAGGATGGAATAATGGACCAA TCATAGGACCAGGCGCAGAAAGCCCAGGAACATGGAATAATGGACCGA cCCCCTTGGCCAAGAAGGAAGACTCAGAGAAGCTGACGGTGGGTACATCTGGGTCCTCGAGTCCTCAAGAGGTGCACTTCGCGCTGTCGCTCGTACCGCTTCTGCACGCGCAGCTGCTGCCCGTCAGGCTCCAGAAGGAAGCTGACATCTTGAGAGCCTTGACGCCGGTAGAACCACCAGTGTTTTACAGGCCTTTAGTACCGCCTAGCATCTACAAGCCGGTAGTGCCACCTGGCGTCTACAAGCCGGGCGTAATGGCATACGACTAA
- the LOC133532094 gene encoding PE-PGRS family protein PE_PGRS5-like isoform X5 produces MGTCTGVVPALCCLVAGLLWTGTVIGSPDPRSDYDWENYSTGYPSTEKVETYLRILNTSENITFNVGDKKAIYCEGRFLYNDIGWYDPSGVKIEQRSNKAERIFVDLHVGSAEDPTLLALLVKDMVVTDSGTYTCRAGDLSARITIVVNDSAIGPKGPLVGPWVAQPQTGSDSVIAGPGAVAPGSYPGYGTWNPPNSNRTTYGTPGVPTWQNPPFEGPVADGPGVIGHNWPIGGPGADAPGGWYFGPIGGQSGVGGPGGLNNGPIGGPAGVGGPGGWNNGPIGGQPGVGGPGGWNNGPIGGPVGVGGPGGWNNGPIGGPAGVGGPGGWNNGLIGGQPGVGGPGGWNNGPIGGPVGVGGPGGWNNGPIGGQPGVGGPGEWNNEPIGGLVGVGGPGGWNNGPIGGPVGVGGPVGWNNGPIGGQPGVGGPGGWNNGPIIGPGAESPGTWNNGPTPLAKKEDSEKLTVGTSGSSSPQEVHFALSLVPLLHAQLLPVRLQKEADILRALTPVEPPVFYRPLVPPSIYKPVVPPGVYKPGVMAYD; encoded by the exons ATGGGCACATGCACGGGAGTCGTGCCTGCGCTCTGCTGCCTAGTGGCAGGTTTACTGTGGACTG GCACTGTGATCGGCTCGCCGGATCCGCGGAGCGACTACGATTGGGAAAACTACTCTACTGGCT atccTTCAACGGAAAAAGTCGAGACATATCTGAGAATCTTAAATACCTCAGAGAATATAACGTTCAACGTTGGTGATAAAAAAGCCATCTACTGCGAAGGACGATTTTTATATAAC gACATAGGATGGTACGATCCATCTGGTGTAAAGATAGAGCAGAGATCTAATAAAGCAGAAAGAATCTTTGTGGATCTGCATGTTGGTTCCGCAGAGGACCCCACATTATTAGCTTTGTTAGTAAAGGATATGGTCGTCACTGACTCGGGAACATACACCTGCAGGGCGGGGGATCTAAGCGCCAGAATTACTATTGTTGTAAACG ACTCCGCGATTGGGCCCAAGGGGCCTTTGGTTGGGCCTTGGGTAGCTCAGCCTCAGACTGGGTCAGATTCTGTTATTGCGGGGCCAGGCGCAGTGGCTCCAGGCTCATATCCAGGTTACGGGACGTGGAATCCGCCGAATTCAAATC gtACAACCTACGGCACCCCGGGAGTGCCGACTTGGCAGAATCCACCTT TTGAAGGACCGGTGGCAGACGGCCCGGGAGTAATAGGGCATAATTGGCCGA TTGGAGGACCAGGCGCAGATGCCCCGGGAGGATGGTATTTTGGGCCGA TTGGCGGACAGTCCGGCGTAGGAGGCCCCGGCGGATTGAATAATGGACCGA ttggCGGACCGGCCGGCGTAGGAGGCCCCGGAGGTTGGAATAATGGACCAA TTGGCGGACAGCCCGGCGTAGGTGGCCCCGGAGGATGGAATAATGGACCAA TTGGCGGACCGGTCGGCGTAGGAGGCCCCGGAGGATGGAATAATGGACCGA TTGGCGGACCGGCCGGCGTAGGAGGCCCCGGAGGATGGAATAATGGACTAA TTGGCGGACAGCCCGGCGTAGGTGGCCCCGGAGGATGGAATAATGGACCAA TTGGCGGACCGGTCGGCGTAGGAGGCCCCGGAGGATGGAATAATGGACCAA TTGGCGGACAGCCCGGCGTAGGAGGCCCCGGAGAATGGAATAATGAACCGA TTGGCGGACTGGTCGGCGTAGGAGGCCCCGGAGGATGGAATAATGGACCGA TTGGCGGACCGGTCGGCGTAGGAGGCCCCGTTGGATGGAATAATGGACCGA TTGGAGGACAGCCCGGCGTAGGTGGCCCCGGAGGATGGAATAATGGACCAA TCATAGGACCAGGCGCAGAAAGCCCAGGAACATGGAATAATGGACCGA cCCCCTTGGCCAAGAAGGAAGACTCAGAGAAGCTGACGGTGGGTACATCTGGGTCCTCGAGTCCTCAAGAGGTGCACTTCGCGCTGTCGCTCGTACCGCTTCTGCACGCGCAGCTGCTGCCCGTCAGGCTCCAGAAGGAAGCTGACATCTTGAGAGCCTTGACGCCGGTAGAACCACCAGTGTTTTACAGGCCTTTAGTACCGCCTAGCATCTACAAGCCGGTAGTGCCACCTGGCGTCTACAAGCCGGGCGTAATGGCATACGACTAA
- the LOC133532094 gene encoding uncharacterized PE-PGRS family protein PE_PGRS54-like isoform X1: protein MGTCTGVVPALCCLVAGLLWTGTVIGSPDPRSDYDWENYSTGYPSTEKVETYLRILNTSENITFNVGDKKAIYCEGRFLYNDIGWYDPSGVKIEQRSNKAERIFVDLHVGSAEDPTLLALLVKDMVVTDSGTYTCRAGDLSARITIVVNDSAIGPKGPLVGPWVAQPQTGSDSVIAGPGAVAPGSYPGYGTWNPPNSNRTTYGTPGVPTWQNPPFEGPVADGPGVIGHNWPIGGPGADAPGGWYFGPIGGQSGVGGPGGLNNGPIGGPAGVGGPGGWNNGPIGGQPGVGGPGGWNNGPIGGPVGVGGPGGWNNGPIGGPAGVGGPGGWNNGLIGGQPGVGGPGGWNNGPIGGPVGVGGPGGWNNGPIGGQPGVGGPGEWNNEPIGGLVGVGGPGGWNNGPIGGPVGVGGPGGWNNGPIGGPVGVGGPVGWNNGPIGGQPGVGGPGGWNNGPIIGPGAESPGTWNNGPTPLAKKEDSEKLTVGTSGSSSPQEVHFALSLVPLLHAQLLPVRLQKEADILRALTPVEPPVFYRPLVPPSIYKPVVPPGVYKPGVMAYD, encoded by the exons ATGGGCACATGCACGGGAGTCGTGCCTGCGCTCTGCTGCCTAGTGGCAGGTTTACTGTGGACTG GCACTGTGATCGGCTCGCCGGATCCGCGGAGCGACTACGATTGGGAAAACTACTCTACTGGCT atccTTCAACGGAAAAAGTCGAGACATATCTGAGAATCTTAAATACCTCAGAGAATATAACGTTCAACGTTGGTGATAAAAAAGCCATCTACTGCGAAGGACGATTTTTATATAAC gACATAGGATGGTACGATCCATCTGGTGTAAAGATAGAGCAGAGATCTAATAAAGCAGAAAGAATCTTTGTGGATCTGCATGTTGGTTCCGCAGAGGACCCCACATTATTAGCTTTGTTAGTAAAGGATATGGTCGTCACTGACTCGGGAACATACACCTGCAGGGCGGGGGATCTAAGCGCCAGAATTACTATTGTTGTAAACG ACTCCGCGATTGGGCCCAAGGGGCCTTTGGTTGGGCCTTGGGTAGCTCAGCCTCAGACTGGGTCAGATTCTGTTATTGCGGGGCCAGGCGCAGTGGCTCCAGGCTCATATCCAGGTTACGGGACGTGGAATCCGCCGAATTCAAATC gtACAACCTACGGCACCCCGGGAGTGCCGACTTGGCAGAATCCACCTT TTGAAGGACCGGTGGCAGACGGCCCGGGAGTAATAGGGCATAATTGGCCGA TTGGAGGACCAGGCGCAGATGCCCCGGGAGGATGGTATTTTGGGCCGA TTGGCGGACAGTCCGGCGTAGGAGGCCCCGGCGGATTGAATAATGGACCGA ttggCGGACCGGCCGGCGTAGGAGGCCCCGGAGGTTGGAATAATGGACCAA TTGGCGGACAGCCCGGCGTAGGTGGCCCCGGAGGATGGAATAATGGACCAA TTGGCGGACCGGTCGGCGTAGGAGGCCCCGGAGGATGGAATAATGGACCGA TTGGCGGACCGGCCGGCGTAGGAGGCCCCGGAGGATGGAATAATGGACTAA TTGGCGGACAGCCCGGCGTAGGTGGCCCCGGAGGATGGAATAATGGACCAA TTGGCGGACCGGTCGGCGTAGGAGGCCCCGGAGGATGGAATAATGGACCAA TTGGCGGACAGCCCGGCGTAGGAGGCCCCGGAGAATGGAATAATGAACCGA TTGGCGGACTGGTCGGCGTAGGAGGCCCCGGAGGATGGAATAATGGACCGA TTGGCGGACCGGTCGGCGTAGGAGGCCCTGGAGGATGGAATAATGGACCAA TTGGCGGACCGGTCGGCGTAGGAGGCCCCGTTGGATGGAATAATGGACCGA TTGGAGGACAGCCCGGCGTAGGTGGCCCCGGAGGATGGAATAATGGACCAA TCATAGGACCAGGCGCAGAAAGCCCAGGAACATGGAATAATGGACCGA cCCCCTTGGCCAAGAAGGAAGACTCAGAGAAGCTGACGGTGGGTACATCTGGGTCCTCGAGTCCTCAAGAGGTGCACTTCGCGCTGTCGCTCGTACCGCTTCTGCACGCGCAGCTGCTGCCCGTCAGGCTCCAGAAGGAAGCTGACATCTTGAGAGCCTTGACGCCGGTAGAACCACCAGTGTTTTACAGGCCTTTAGTACCGCCTAGCATCTACAAGCCGGTAGTGCCACCTGGCGTCTACAAGCCGGGCGTAATGGCATACGACTAA